From one Pedobacter faecalis genomic stretch:
- a CDS encoding RagB/SusD family nutrient uptake outer membrane protein: MKKLVIYLSLLVVASQYGCKKFLDITPIDKLTGNNFYQTVDDVEANITDMYSTLYNKYAQTATAAITGEARSGEVIPANQASEVDRWAGRVGGHTRIAPNPNGNTTPQTIPGSSYNDYTGIEELLDPSRPWANSVYNFRSIMNWNAYYQVIQSANILVSKLEEGIPGLNANQTRQYVAEAKFIRNFCYLTLVRLYGDVVYYTKAFQKDPLPRENMVSVVNKCIADMKASYKDLPRGYSNPSLRGVRATQGAAMGLMMHLNMWNAGFDLNNRVNYWNETAALGEELISSNDFRLLPISEWSTVTKGRSEESLFELFNTINYNIGVGLTANPRDFGYSFTHFPYRRPEYVSRYNFNIFTEEYMRKLYPDQTAPDLRLSTWFLAPYDQNNTTFQLLKFAGNTLNTGQGPDDALATDNSYLIMRYPDAILLAAEANANLGNDDVAISQLYKVRERAGLPGYPDAPGDSRGLKDAIFWERSKELMGEGHHYFDLVRTRRIMNREYADNILTTDKFNRGAWTWPIDKSARNNNPYMTLNQYWQNLRNN, encoded by the coding sequence ATGAAAAAATTAGTTATTTATTTATCGCTGCTGGTAGTCGCCAGCCAATATGGATGTAAGAAGTTTCTTGACATTACGCCTATTGACAAGCTTACAGGGAATAATTTTTATCAGACTGTAGACGACGTTGAGGCAAACATTACGGACATGTACAGCACGCTTTACAACAAGTATGCACAGACTGCGACCGCCGCTATCACAGGTGAAGCCCGTTCAGGCGAGGTTATCCCTGCAAACCAAGCCAGTGAGGTAGATCGCTGGGCCGGTCGTGTAGGTGGGCATACGCGTATAGCTCCAAACCCTAACGGTAACACAACTCCGCAAACCATTCCAGGTAGTTCTTATAATGATTACACCGGAATCGAGGAATTACTGGATCCAAGCCGCCCATGGGCTAACTCGGTGTATAATTTCCGGTCTATCATGAACTGGAATGCTTACTATCAGGTCATTCAATCAGCCAATATCTTGGTCAGCAAACTAGAGGAAGGCATTCCAGGGTTGAACGCTAACCAAACCAGACAATATGTTGCTGAAGCTAAGTTCATTCGCAATTTTTGTTATCTGACTTTGGTTCGTCTGTATGGCGATGTAGTTTACTATACAAAAGCTTTCCAGAAAGATCCGCTGCCTAGAGAGAATATGGTTAGTGTAGTGAACAAGTGTATCGCTGATATGAAAGCTAGCTATAAGGACCTTCCTCGGGGATATAGTAATCCTTCGCTTCGCGGTGTAAGAGCTACACAAGGAGCTGCAATGGGTCTTATGATGCATCTTAATATGTGGAATGCAGGTTTTGATCTTAATAATCGTGTGAATTATTGGAATGAAACGGCAGCTTTAGGAGAAGAGCTGATTAGCAGTAACGACTTTAGGCTATTGCCTATATCTGAATGGAGCACTGTTACAAAAGGCCGTTCTGAAGAGAGTTTATTCGAGTTGTTCAACACGATCAACTATAATATTGGCGTTGGTTTAACGGCTAACCCTCGCGATTTTGGTTATTCATTTACCCATTTCCCTTACCGGAGACCTGAGTATGTAAGCCGTTATAACTTCAACATCTTCACAGAAGAATATATGCGGAAGCTATATCCGGATCAGACAGCTCCAGACCTGCGTTTGTCGACCTGGTTTCTTGCACCCTATGACCAGAACAACACTACTTTCCAATTGTTGAAGTTCGCGGGTAACACACTGAATACTGGTCAGGGCCCTGATGATGCGCTTGCTACTGATAATAGTTACCTTATCATGCGGTATCCTGATGCTATCCTTCTGGCTGCTGAAGCAAATGCCAATCTTGGAAATGATGATGTGGCTATATCGCAATTATATAAGGTTCGTGAGCGTGCGGGACTCCCTGGATATCCAGATGCTCCGGGCGATTCCCGTGGACTAAAGGATGCTATTTTCTGGGAGCGGTCTAAAGAGCTTATGGGAGAGGGTCATCATTATTTCGACCTGGTTCGTACGCGGCGTATCATGAACAGGGAATATGCTGATAACATATTAACGACCGATAAATTTAACAGAGGCGCATGGACCTGGCCTATAGACAAATCTGCAAGGAACAATAACCCGTATATGACTCTGAATCAGTACTGGCAAAACTTAAGAAATAACTGA
- a CDS encoding fasciclin domain-containing protein, whose translation MINKYFKTIALCSALLMFLIGACKQDEYFLDGGKSDPKFNGNVLQYLESNPSKFDTLVRVIRIAGLEDLFSNEEITFFAPTDEVFRRTIGQVNRQSQFGDDPYVNKLNQELFSAGRDTIANFEDVPAEIWRKYLLRYVFKGKMRLRDYPQLDFRLRQLYPGGYFYTYERELANIGVVFNSANGVRYAGSRQISISYLPDPSNPEAIQSAAVATSDVQPSNGVVHVLAVYAGTEFIDELRLDRQASDNFGFNKEFNIDVVLNR comes from the coding sequence ATGATCAATAAATATTTTAAAACGATAGCGCTTTGTTCAGCATTGCTGATGTTTCTGATCGGGGCGTGCAAGCAGGATGAGTATTTTCTGGATGGAGGGAAGTCAGACCCTAAGTTCAACGGAAATGTTCTGCAGTATCTTGAATCAAACCCGTCCAAGTTTGATACACTTGTGCGTGTGATACGTATAGCCGGACTGGAAGATTTGTTTTCTAACGAGGAGATCACGTTTTTTGCTCCCACAGACGAGGTATTTCGCCGGACTATAGGACAAGTAAACCGTCAATCACAGTTTGGAGATGATCCTTATGTCAATAAGTTAAATCAGGAACTGTTCTCGGCAGGTCGTGATACAATAGCGAATTTTGAAGACGTTCCGGCTGAGATATGGCGGAAGTATCTGCTCAGATATGTTTTTAAAGGAAAAATGCGACTTAGAGATTATCCGCAGCTTGACTTTAGATTAAGGCAGTTATATCCAGGCGGATATTTCTATACTTATGAAAGAGAACTGGCCAATATCGGCGTAGTATTTAACTCAGCAAATGGTGTGAGGTATGCTGGGTCAAGACAGATCAGTATTTCTTATCTGCCTGATCCTTCCAATCCTGAGGCAATTCAAAGTGCAGCTGTTGCGACATCCGATGTCCAACCATCCAACGGGGTGGTACATGTGCTGGCGGTTTATGCAGGCACGGAGTTTATTGACGAGTTGCGTTTAGACCGCCAGGCATCAGATAACTTTGGTTTCAACAAGGAGTTTAATATAGATGTTGTGCTAAATCGTTAA
- a CDS encoding DUF5008 domain-containing protein gives MKYTYTRFFTLLLAAAVVTGCKKSQEIFEDPYAGGVPALGIVVDPQSVASPASGNAGTVVTINAKGLLPHKEKLKFLFNGEEAEVRTVTDSKIEVLVPANASTGVTSFVVDGQLVFGPDFTVLGKVTKDPTFRAINGANDYVTNIKEVANGNLIFLGRFTNFDNKGNVRAINRIARTSKDGVYDRTFQVGNGATGQLNDMAIIGSQYFPVGGFGGFAQRGGISNITRIANNGVIDTVKIITYEKRERFVSPFNGGTDSSIDNVYARDGKLIVTGNFRYYVSRRYDQPTRDYKDSTILDSIEMRQLAKLNPTDGSLDKTWRFDPNAVGYKGQLGKGLPGANGPIRTIMHDDGKILVFGRFTSFDNTTVGSILRLNADGSIDQTFNPGGAGADQEVYSVSYSATLNKYIIVGSFRTYNGAAAPFMARLNFDGTLDQTFQAKVITGGIPSYVKVLSDGLIVVGGDFKNYGGTIRNGFMILDQTGALAVGYNNIGNVLGGVSKVVETTSAEGKRALLIAGGFYTFDNVPTNRIVRVTLD, from the coding sequence ATGAAATATACATATACACGATTTTTCACTTTACTCCTTGCAGCCGCTGTTGTTACAGGCTGTAAGAAGTCTCAGGAAATCTTTGAAGACCCATACGCAGGCGGTGTTCCGGCGCTGGGTATTGTGGTCGACCCACAGTCGGTCGCATCACCTGCTTCCGGTAATGCAGGAACTGTCGTTACCATTAATGCAAAGGGACTGTTGCCCCACAAGGAAAAACTAAAATTCCTTTTCAACGGTGAGGAAGCAGAAGTAAGAACTGTAACCGACAGCAAGATCGAAGTGTTGGTGCCTGCAAATGCAAGCACCGGCGTTACGTCCTTCGTAGTAGATGGTCAGTTGGTTTTCGGTCCTGACTTCACTGTACTTGGTAAGGTGACGAAAGATCCTACTTTCAGGGCCATAAATGGTGCTAACGATTATGTAACTAACATTAAAGAGGTAGCTAACGGAAACCTGATCTTTCTTGGCCGGTTTACCAACTTTGATAACAAAGGTAACGTACGGGCAATTAACCGAATAGCGCGGACATCTAAGGATGGCGTTTACGACCGTACTTTCCAGGTAGGTAACGGAGCAACCGGACAATTAAATGATATGGCAATCATAGGAAGCCAGTATTTTCCGGTTGGTGGATTCGGTGGTTTCGCTCAGCGTGGTGGAATTAGTAATATCACCCGTATCGCGAATAACGGCGTTATAGATACTGTGAAGATCATTACTTATGAGAAACGCGAGCGTTTTGTCTCACCATTCAATGGTGGAACTGACTCAAGTATTGATAACGTATATGCGCGCGATGGTAAACTCATTGTGACGGGTAACTTCCGTTACTATGTTTCCAGAAGATATGATCAGCCTACACGTGACTATAAAGACAGTACTATCCTCGATAGCATTGAGATGCGTCAGCTGGCTAAATTAAACCCAACAGATGGTTCGCTTGACAAGACATGGCGATTTGATCCGAATGCTGTAGGCTATAAGGGTCAGTTGGGTAAGGGATTACCAGGGGCCAACGGTCCGATTCGTACGATTATGCATGACGATGGTAAGATTCTTGTTTTCGGAAGATTCACAAGCTTCGACAACACAACTGTAGGTAGTATTCTTCGTCTGAATGCTGACGGTTCCATTGATCAAACTTTCAATCCTGGAGGTGCGGGGGCCGATCAGGAAGTTTATTCGGTTAGTTACAGCGCTACGCTAAACAAATATATCATTGTCGGATCGTTCAGAACTTACAATGGAGCTGCCGCACCTTTTATGGCGAGACTAAATTTCGATGGGACATTAGATCAGACCTTCCAGGCTAAAGTAATTACCGGAGGTATTCCTAGCTATGTGAAAGTCCTGAGTGATGGATTAATCGTTGTTGGCGGTGACTTTAAAAATTATGGCGGTACTATAAGAAATGGATTTATGATCCTGGATCAGACCGGTGCGCTTGCTGTTGGGTATAACAACATCGGAAACGTACTTGGCGGAGTTTCTAAAGTAGTGGAAACTACTTCGGCTGAAGGTAAACGTGCATTGCTGATCGCGGGCGGGTTCTATACGTTTGATAACGTGCCGACAAACAGAATAGTAAGGGTGACATTGGATTAG